The stretch of DNA CAGGGTCGCATGCAGCTGTGTAGTCATCCTGCTCAAGCATCATGCTAGGAACCTTACTGTTTTTCTATCTAAACATCAGGTTCATCTATTCTATGTGGGGTTTTACATTGTCCTCGCCGTTTTCAACCTCGTTTTATTGCTCTAactcagtggttcccaactccagtcctcaacaGTCCCCAACAGCACACACTTTTGCTGTAGCCCTGGACAAACATatctgattcaactcattgagggcctgatgattagttgacaagttgaatcaggtgtgcttctCTGGGACTACAATAACAATGTGAACTGTTGGTGGTACTCGAGGACCTGAGTCGGGAACCAGTGCTGGCGCCTTGTGAGCAGTCCCCGGTGGGAACCATTTGGTGTTAAAgaggaactgacagcgttttggCACCATTAAATCTCATTCAAATATAGCGCATTTCTTGTGACAAGTGAGCACATAGATGGTCATTTCACGTTTTTATAcattcatagaatgtttgggaatgacgtCGAGTCGggtatttgtgaaaattctatagtaATATGAGTGGGAAAGTGGCTGTGTGTCTGAGCAATTAATAGACACAGCATACCGCATTAAATAAAAACTAATAAAAACTTGTCAGTATTGTCCCGGATCAGAATCTTCACAGAGCAGTACGGCGTACCTAATCAGAGCTACAGtcggcctatatgcaaataagccaGTGCCATATGGGGATAATGCCATTCCCTTTGaactgtgtttacaggcagttacAACAGCACGACATTAGGTCATAGAAAGCACTCAGCAAaacccacaaaatacacctgaattgTTTTCTTTAAAAGGGGCAGttcagtcaaaaatgtgatttccagttttaaaaaaaattatattccAACACTATAAAGGCTGAAATAacactgaaattgtgaaaattatgataaccTTTTAGTAAGAGCTTTGTGGAAGacaaaaaacatattcttggaATTTCAACCTGCtcaggtgggatggagtttttggcCAACAGCATGACATCACATTCTGATCGAATTATTCTGACCAATGACCATTCAACTTTTATTTGCATATGTTTCCTCCTACTTTGAAGGGGTAAGCGGGGTAGGCTCTAGACCAGGAGTGGGCAAACTATTTGGCTCGAGGGCCACATCAGGATTTCGAAATTCAACGTAGGGCCGCACATTTTTTGTTTGTCAAAATATTTTTGCGGGCCAGAAAAAGTGCAGTTATTTgaaaatatataggtccattataatttctaAATATCTTCTATCTAGTTTTAGACATTCAACACAGTGGCCTggagtgttttttattttattttttagtaTCCGATTGTTTTAggagctactatcttgtctcatcgctacaactcccgtacgggctcgggaaagacaaaggttgaaagtcatgcgtcctccgatacacaactcaACCAACACAtggccatccaacccggaagccacccgcaccaatgtgtcagaggaaacactgttcacctggcaaccttggttagcgcgcactgcacccggcccgccacaggagtcactggtgcgcgatgagacaaggatttccctaccggccaaaccctccctaacccagacgacgctaggccaattgtgcgtcgccccacggacctcccggttgcgaccggttacaacagagcctgggcgcgaacccagagtctctggtggcacagctggtgctgcagtacagcacccttaaccactgcgccacctgggaggctggagtgttttttttaaacccaTAATaattccccccaccccccaacaacaaaaaactcccACCGGCCGGATTGAATGGGCTTGCCAGCGGCCCATAGTTTGCCTATCCCTGCTCTAGACTAGAGTCTAGACAATCCTATCCATCAATTagggctgtgtatgtaaatatatttacatttgtatcaacacacccacacaatcagactgagcatttcaatgGCAAAACGAAGCTCaggtaaataaaatatatattttcattaaATAAAACAGTGATTTATTAAACATATATCATTGATTTAAAATGAAAAATAATGCATCGGGGCTTTAAATATGTAAATACCAGAAGAGTTAAATCTAGTGAGGGATAAACTCAGTCAAACCTTTTCAGCCTGTAGTTACACTGATACGATGGGGAATAGCTTGCTTGCTCGCCCTGTTGTAGCCTGCCGTCTGTCCCATAACCCACGTTTTTGTCAATTTAACGGGATTTACCAGCTTGCTAGCCTGCACATTTGATTGACAAATAAGATATATGGTAACTGTGGATAACAGTCATTCAGGTTTAGCAGTCTGTCAGGGCCTCccgtggcgcagcggtctaaggcactgcagtgcttgacgcatcactacagatccgggttgtGTTGCAGCTGGCCGCAacagggagacccatgaggcgttgcacaattggcccagcgttgtccaggttagggaagggtttggccggtcgggtgtccttgtcccatcgcgctctagcgactcctgttgcGAGAcgggcgcatgcatgctgacacggtcggcagttgtacggtgtttccgacacattggtgcggctggcttccaggttgagcgagcagtgtgtcaagaagcagtgtggcttggcagggttgtgtttcggaggatgcatggctctcaaccttcgcctctcctgagtccgtagggagttgcagcaatggaacaagactaactaccaattggggagaaaaaatatCTAAAATAATATAAAGTCTGTCACTTACCCACTCATCCAAGCGTTGACATTAAATCCTCCCAGCAGCTAGTTAGGTACAACAAGGTAATGTGTTTTTAGCTTGCCAAAAATACATAAAAAGATCAGatagcctattagccacgttgacttgtgatcattgcccttggtAGCTTTGTCGAAAATATTGAGCGAGTGAAACTTACGACAGTTCATCACCCGAATGGCTGCAAGCATCAAACAATGTAAATCACAGCTCATACAACCTCATAGCATTATTTTTTACACTGCCAAGAACGTATTGGTAAAATATGATAATCATGCATtgactgcatccatctattctaccACCAATACCAGACTAGGAATTTTGAGTCATGGAATTTTGAGTCAAATCTaagttatatatacagtaccagtcaaaagtttggacacacctactaattcaagtttttttcttcttttttttcctactatgtagaataatagtgaagacatcaaaactatgaaataacacatatggaataatgaagaaaccaaaaaagtgttaaacaaatctaaatatattttatattccttAAAGTAGCCcttctttgtcttgatgacagctttgcacactcttggcattctctcaaccagcttcatgagaatgcttttcttgaaggagttcccacatatgctgagcatttgttggctgcttttccttcactctgtggtccaactcatcccaaaccatcttaattagGTTGAGGTCGGATAATTTTTGAGGCCAGGTCaactgatgcaacactccatcactctccttcttggtcaaatagcccttccacagcctggagttgtgttttgggtcattgtcctgttgaaaaacaaatgaaaagtcccactaaacgcaaaccatatgggatggcgtatcgctacagaatgctgtggtagccatgctggttaagtgtgccttgaattctaaataaatcactgtcaccagcaaagcacccccacacctcctcctccatgcttcacggtgggaaccacacatgtggagatcatccattcacctactctgcgtatcacaaagacacggcggttggaaggCCTGAcacgaccatgaaggcctgaatcacacagtctcctctgaacagtggatgttgagatgtctgttacttgaactctgtgaaacatttattctggttactacatgattccatatgtgttatttcatagttttgttgtctttactattattctacaatgtagaaaatagtaaaaataaagaaaaacctggaatgagtaggtgtgtccaaacttttgactgatatatatattaaaatatatattcaaatAACCTCTTATAAAGTTGCTTTTGAGGGATAAACTGGGAATTGattgatattatgattgtctgtttcatatctgcaaagtagttaaaacggtgtcagttccactttaaatggGATGCCCAGTGGTATACAAGCCCCTCCCATGTGGCCCCGAGACCCCATTGCCAGAGGGCAGCATTGACCTAACAGAAGCACCCCTGACACCTTTTGCCGGAGGGCAAAATGTACCTAACAGAAGCACCGGATCACCCACACCCGGCAAACTTGACCTCGAGTGACCGTAAAGTCTTGTCTCCACCCATTAAAAGCAGCTTCAGTTGTCGCTGTAGCAACCGAGCCGAACCCGGGACTAAACAACCTACCCCATTCCTTCTAATGCCGCTACAGCGCTCCCAGAGAAgtccaaagatggtggataaatgaagatagTTCACTCAGGCCGTTTACCATATCATTTTTTTTCCAGTTCAGGTGTACTTAAGGGGGTGgctctcccatagacaccaatgtaatagcagctgggtctggtctacctCGTTCGTGGACTTCCATTGAAACAGAAAAAATGGGGGAATGGGATATCTCACTTGCACTTCCGTCTCTGAGAAGTCCTGCGTGTGTAAACATACGGACTAATCTTTTGCTAAGCCTCCCCCTTTAGGCAGGTAGGTCACAGCGCATAATATAGaggctcctccccctctcttggGAGGGGTGGAGCTTGTGATGCCCCACCCCCTGTGTGATACTGAGGGGTGGGGCTTATAGACTTACTGTAAACAGACGCAGCAGGGCAGCACACAGAACTCTGTTGGGCCATAAACAACAAAGGAGGAAGACGGGAGCGTTGCAGGCGCACCGATTGGCCAGCGGCAGCAGCCATAGAGACAGGCAAATGAGGAGAAAGGACAATGGGAGGTGTCAAAGTGGATAAAGGAGTGTGGGGTTCCACAATCCAATCACATTCAAAAAAAATTGTGTAGCTATGCTGGTGCAAAGAGCTTGGAGCAAACATTTTTACTTCATTGTCTCCTTCAAATGTGGATGCTGACACCCGTACCTAGCTTAGtctatcccatcccatcccacccctccaacCCACCCCTTGTCCCTCCACCCAGCCTTGTCACTATTTCTATCTGCATGCCGAGCCCCCTACCCgcttctcctcctttccctccggTCTTTTAAAGATCAGGACTGGGTGGGTGGACAAACACTTCATAAAATGGGGATCTTCAAAACTTGACACTTAAAAATCATTGACACCAAATAGAACAAATCAATAAATTCTACAGACACATTCATCTACACTGTAACAGACCCTCCAATCAGCAGATCTAGTAATGGAGAGGGGGCGAGGCTGGGGAAGTGACTCAATACTGCACAGGTCACGTAATATGGGGGAAGAAGcaagactcccccccccccccccccccgatcccCCCCATCAAAAAAAGCCAGGAGTTCCATTCTCAGTCTTCTTCATATTCTTTTCGGAAACTCCACTGTAGCACTCCAAATATAACCCATGTCCAGTCCCTATAATCCagaaagaggggggtgggggggtaggaACCCCAAAAAAGATCTAAGGGGGGGTCAAAATTCATCATCAGTATCGCTTGGACTGGGCATGGGTGGAAGAGCAGTAGCTAGTGTAATCATAGTAGTAAcgatagtagtagaagtagtgataatagtagtagttgttTTGGGGAGACTGTGGTAAGTAGCCATAGTGCctttgcagtagtagtagtagtaagtagtaaATAGTAGTCAATGGTGGTTCGTTTTTGTGTGACTCGAGCGCAGGTAGAGTAGAGAGAACAAGAAAGATCCGAGAGAGCGCAATGGTGACAGAGTGAGCTCTCCAGCTCTAATGGTCTCCCTTGGGTTGGTTGTCCGTGAGGGAGGGGCTAGGTGGGGGCAGGGGGGAGGAGTCCTGGCTGCCGGCAGCAGCGGTGGCGTGACGCTGGCGCTGGTAGAGCCGCCAGCCCTTGCGGCAAAGCAGCACAAACCAGTAGACCTGCGGCGCCAGGATGCATAAGTTGCCCAGGTTGACCGACAGCGTCAGATGGAACGGTACGCCGTAGATGGGGATGCCGTAGTGGCGGCCGTAGACCCAGTACATGTAGGGAAAAAGGGCAATTCGACACAGGAAGAAGCTGAGCAGCACCATGCCCCCATTGGCCTTGTGGACCCAGCAGTCCTGCAGACCCAGCTATGACAaacaagaggagagaagggaaggatgTGTTGGGAAAATATTCAAAAGGgacaaaaagagagaaaagacGTCAATATATGGTCAAACAGTGTTGAAATTCTAAGTGAGCAGAACATAAAGTGGGTTGGAATACCTGGGCCTGTTCAAATACTTTGAATATATTCCTTCCTCCTTTCCATGATGAAATTACTGATCTGACACGACCGAACTGGTGAACTCTATGATGTGGTACCCATGCATAATGATAGATCAGTTGATACACCATTACAGGAAGGGAAGGAGGCATTCTAACAGGGCCCATAAGTGACAGTGGCTCTGCAGTACCCAACCAGTCCACCAGAGGGAGGTGTGAGTAAAGACAGAGTGTGGCCCcaaagatttttataactaaaccaagatagccCACAGCCTGTTGTTTACAATGGGAACAAATGAGCCATAGTGGGCAAAACAAGCAAGGAGgggggcagagccaagcacaagctagcgagatcctattggtgcGTTCTAGCATAATCTGCATaattccgttagggaacgcctactctgtgaaatGCAcctgtgcaataactcaatttgcctttgcactccttctaaacaatgcACATTTTTCAAACCTTTGCAAAGGCTTAAGTTTACAAACCTAAAGTCCACTCTGTTtataacagattctagttttgggaacagcaaactgtattgagatcaaatgtttcattgatGAGAAAATGTGCATAATTTCATCCAAaatccatctccttccatcttctccaactgccggccactgggcttcctcttcTCACTACCATATGGTGAGTGGgaacgccaaccggatgcttcacatttaaacatccagtgaaatatctgtctcattgttctatctgtggtggGCGGCCCTACAGACTGAAGAGACAGATGTTAGCAGAAAGGGAGCTGGAGGCCAAGAGGACTGCCTGCTCACTGCTCTGCTTTTTTTGTGATACACACATACCAAAAGTGTGCATTTAGTGAGTGGCTGTACGAATACAAGTACattcactacatgaccaaaagtatatggacacctgctcgtcgaacatctcattgggcatgaatatggagttggtcccccctttgctgctataacagcctccactcttctgggaaggctttccactaaatgttggaacattgctgcggggacttgcttccgttcagccacaagagcattagtgagatcgggcaatgatgttgggtgattaggccttgctagcagtcggtgttccaattcatcccaacgatgtttgatggggttgaagtcagggatctgtgcaggcaagtcaagttcttccacaccgatcacgACAAACGTtaccacaaagttgaaagcacagaatcgtttagaatgtaattgtatgctctagcgttaagatttcccttcactggaactaaggggcctagcccgaaccacaaaaaacagccacagaccattattcctcctccaccaaactttacagttggcagtaTGTATTCGGGCAGATAGCGTTCTcctagcatccgccaaacccagattcgtccgtcggactgccagatggtgaagcatgattcatcactccagagaacgcttttccactgctccagagtccaatggcggcgagctttacaccactccagccgacgcttggcattgcgcatggtgatcttaaggcttgtgtgcggctgctcggccatggaaacccatttcatgaagctccctacaacagctcttgtgctgatgttgcttccagaggcagtttggaactcggtagtaagtgttgcaaccgagaacagatgatttttacacactTTAGCACTCGgtagtcccgttctgtgagcttgtgtggcctaccaccttGTGGCTGAGCTGTTGCTGCTCTTAGacatttctacttcacaataacagcacttacagttgaccggtgcagctctagcaaagcagaaatttgacaaactgacttgttggaaaggtggctatcctatgacggtgacatgttgaaagtcactgagaccttcagtaaggccattctacagccaatgtttgtctatggagattgcgcgcctgtgtgcttgattttatacacttgtcagcaacgggtgtggctgaaatagccgaattcactcatttgaagggtgtCTCATACTTGTGTGTATATAGCGTATCTATACATTGTTAGGTGTGTGTCACCTGGATGAGGATCTTCCCTAAGGAGACGAAGGGCGTGCTGAGCTCTGTGAGAAACAGGCAGCCAATGAAGTAGTCTCCCTGGTCCCTCCTGAAGAACTGAAAAGGCACAGGGAGGGAGATGACACACCGTTACTACAGTCTGATACaagaccatacacacacacacacacacacacacaacccccccagtACTTTAGAACAGAAAGGACTTGGAGAATGGATTGTCCCTATGGCTGCACATACAAAAACAGGAGTCAGGACCCGGCTCAATAACACCAACAAGGCCACAAACCAACAGAGAAGAGAAACCAGGCCCAGAAactccaataagaaacactcgtATTTCATTGTAAAAGTTTTCTGTTGAGTACACTAATGAATACGAGCGAGACTTATGCCATGAGCCCAGTCTGTACTGGAAGAGAATGGATCACTATGAGTAAACATAAGGAGGAGTGTATTGATGGAAGCTGCAGACAAGGATGCCAAACAGAgagggctctgtgtgtgttttgtgtgtgtgttagatatggctgtgcgtgtgtgtgtgtgttagacatggctgtgtgtgcgtgtgatgtgATGATGAATAAACCAGTAGCGTGTGGGTGCGAAGGGTAAGACACAAACTCTGCCATCTGCCCAATGGAAGGATGACCTGCAGCACACACTGTTGCTATGTAACActacacctacctacctacacacacctacctacccactgTACCTTCCTGCTGGATcaggcctctgtgtgtgtgtgtgtgtgtgtgtgtgtgtgtgtgtgtgtatgtaatacatgtcagtgtgtgttacctgcgtGTGTGGGAGGGGAACAAAGCAGGGagcgagggaagaggaggaagagaggaggattaCAGTAGCTGGAGCCTGAATAATGGAGGGGGGGTAAGGTGATCTCATATCACCATTGACAGCCACTGCAAACACAGGGGTCAGGTTTCCAATGCACCTGGCCTCCTCGCTACATGAAATGGACGCTAacatgatctgtgtgtgtgtgtctgtgtaggtagGTTCCCTGTCGATTACTGTATTATGCACTCATCTGTCGTTATGCGGCTATTAGCTAGCATTGAACTGAAAATGCTGTTGAGGGGAAGACTGAAGACGGCAACCTAATAGAAGGAAAATATCAGCTAGTCTCTAACTCTTGTATCATTGTCAAAGCACTTGTCAAATAGGGTTAGTGCCATATCTCTTagcctctccctccatcattcactcatcccttttctctcccctcttttgACTCTCCCTCTCATCAATGTCAGGAAGCAGAATGGTCAACAGGGTATCCCTGtcttcccccttccttccctccctctctctatattctctctcacCAGAGTGATGAGCAGCACAATGGTCAGAAGGCCCATGTCACTTTATCActcactctcctctcatctccctccccccctcctcctctcccacgtctcccctcctcctctcccacgtctcccctcctcctctcgtcagtggcaggcagcagaatgttcagCAGGGCATTAAAAGCTCCCTGTTTTTCTGGCCTCagagagagtctgtgtgtgtgtttgttactgACCAGGGTGAtgggcagagacagggacaagAGAGGCATGAGACTGAGGCCagagagagtctgtgtgtgtgtttgttactgACCAGGGTGAtgggcagagacagggacaagAGAGGCATGAGACTGAGGCCagagagagtctgtgtgtgtgtttgttactgACCAGGGTGAtgggcagagacagggacaagAGAGGCATGAGACTGAGGCCAGAGagagtctgtgtgtgcgtgtgtgtgtctgtgtctgtgtgtgtgtgtgtgttactgaccAGGGTGACGGGCAGCAAGATGGTGAGCAGGGCGATGTGGTGGAGCACCAGTAGGAACTCGCGGCGGACAAACGAGTTGACCGTGGTCAGCGAGTGCTCCTTGTACTCCTCGTGGCCCTTGACCCGGAAGCGGTAGTAGTGGCTTAGGTACATGGCATAGATATCGTATGTCATGTAGGGCACGCCGTACCAGATGACAAAGTAGGTGGCCAGCCAgtacctgagagagagggagggaaacaagCGTTTCTTATTTGACACGTTCAGGTTAGTCCCTCCCCGTTCTGACTGTTTGCTtgtgtttggttcctagtgaatacaaccCAAGGTCATGTCATTAGTGACTTCAGATTGTCCCTCCACATTATGGCCCCTTTGGTTCCGTATGTTCCTAGTGATTAAGACCTAGTGTGGGTGTGTTCAGTGATGTGAAAAGTTCAGAGTATCGTAAAATGGATAGAATAGTATGAATAGTGAATAGTGCTGATCTGGCATGCAATATTAATAATAACAcgatacatttctatctgaatgttcTGTAACGTTGTATACTCCAAAACAGGACCCAGGTAGCTTCACggttaagagctttgggccagtgaCCGAAAGGTGAAACCCCAGCccgcaaggtggaaaaatctgccgttctgcccttgagcaaggcaggcttgggcggtataccgtataccggggtatttagAAAAATCTATGGGATGGTTTTTAAATACCGTCAAAACTATTTAAGTTTGTCAAAAGATTTGAATATTTGTAGTTACTTTTTAAGCTAAtaactgcagtcaacttgtgctaTATGTTAGGAGATAAAGCATTGCGTTCCTCATTTCACCGGTCACATTACTTTAcgaagcttaccgtagttccccagaacagttaaGCCAGTCACGTATGTAAAAAGCACAACGGGAGAAAGTGGGAGCTGGCGTTCTACATATGCAATCCACTACTACATGTTAGCCATCTAATAATGGCTTTCTGACAGAAGTCAAAGAGCTCTGGATGAGTTCTGTACAGTTGCCATTTTTTCCCTGTGTTGCTATTAACATTTTTTTCCTATCCTCCATTCTTCCCCCCTCTGCTCCGTGTACACATACTGCTCTTCCTTCAAAGAAGCATGCATCAAAACTTTATTCATTTGTACAATTTATCTCATTCACTTTTGCTTGTAAAATGTCCACTCACCGAAAATGACATTCGGTAGCTACTTGCTATGCTtatataactttatgagctggatttgcctgtctttgcaatttgtttgtttgttttcgcTTGTTAGAATTTAGCTAACAGCGTCTATGCGATTTTGCTATTAGTTTGTGCAATTTTTTTCAGGATTCTGGTAAAAGAGGCCCAATGGAATTTATTTGCTTCTTTAGCGCCCCCTTGTGTGCTATGCCGGTAATACCGTAAATTCCGGGATGAGAGAAGGTCGGTATGATGATATGAAAATCTGTATACCACCAAAGCCTGTTGTTGGGGGTAAACTATAACTGCTCCCGGGTGCCGATGATGTGGACGTCGAATAacgcagccccctgcacctctccgaTTCAGAGGTGCTggattaaatgcggaagacacattttggttgaatgcattcagttgtgcaccTGACTAGGTATTGCCTTTCCATTTCCCAGATTCTTTCTGTGTGTATGGGGAGTGAGAAGTCTTGAGGAAGTTTCATCCTGTGTTTCTGTTGATACAGCATTACACATTT from Oncorhynchus kisutch isolate 150728-3 linkage group LG28, Okis_V2, whole genome shotgun sequence encodes:
- the LOC109873219 gene encoding ceramide synthase-like, encoding MLQVLACGVVVFPGLFFIFRRVLPSIFKQWTDADVVLVSERLVSSIHAIMATTAGVIVVSACSGNVMTDRYWLATYFVIWYGVPYMTYDIYAMYLSHYYRFRVKGHEEYKEHSLTTVNSFVRREFLLVLHHIALLTILLPVTLFFRRDQGDYFIGCLFLTELSTPFVSLGKILIQLGLQDCWVHKANGGMVLLSFFLCRIALFPYMYWVYGRHYGIPIYGVPFHLTLSVNLGNLCILAPQVYWFVLLCRKGWRLYQRQRHATAAAGSQDSSPLPPPSPSLTDNQPKGDH